A genomic region of Chitinimonas arctica contains the following coding sequences:
- a CDS encoding NUDIX hydrolase, producing MTAIDGETPMSAKQQSEREFLRHYNIHDYDVPLTSVDLVILAVRDEGLHVLLVKRGEHPFKEHWALPGGFIDVHHDQDLQATALRKLREKTGVDTPYLEQLQGFGNKTRDPRGWSTTFAYFALIPSEHIELTHGANVEAAQWYRIDGSSVAPHLAFDHAHILEVAIQRVRNKVEYSSLPVHLLPETFTLSELQRVHEIVLGRAVDKSAFRKRIKEGDFLEEVPNAWRYGSNRPAQLYRRRPDRPMVFFPRVMSGRTEEAS from the coding sequence ATGACCGCCATTGATGGGGAAACACCGATGAGCGCAAAACAACAGTCCGAGCGTGAATTTCTGCGCCACTACAACATCCATGACTACGACGTACCGCTCACCAGCGTGGACCTGGTGATCCTTGCCGTCCGTGACGAAGGTTTGCACGTACTATTGGTTAAACGGGGCGAACATCCCTTCAAGGAGCACTGGGCCTTGCCCGGTGGCTTCATCGACGTTCACCACGATCAGGACCTCCAGGCCACAGCCCTTCGCAAGCTGCGCGAAAAGACCGGCGTCGACACGCCTTACCTCGAACAGCTACAGGGCTTTGGAAACAAGACACGGGACCCGAGAGGCTGGTCCACCACGTTCGCGTATTTTGCGTTGATTCCCTCGGAACATATCGAGCTGACACACGGAGCCAACGTGGAAGCGGCTCAGTGGTATCGCATTGACGGCAGCAGCGTGGCACCCCACCTCGCCTTCGATCATGCGCACATACTCGAGGTGGCCATACAGCGGGTGCGCAATAAGGTGGAATACAGCTCGCTACCTGTCCATTTATTGCCCGAAACCTTTACCTTGTCCGAACTGCAGCGTGTCCATGAAATCGTACTGGGCCGCGCGGTCGACAAGAGCGCCTTCCGCAAGCGCATCAAGGAAGGCGACTTCCTTGAAGAAGTCCCCAACGCATGGCGGTATGGCAGCAACCGTCCAGCCCAACTCTATCGCCGCCGTCCTGATCGCCCCATGGTGTTTTTTCCGCGGGTTATGAGCGGGCGCACTGAAGAAGCAAGCTGA
- a CDS encoding YciI family protein, with the protein MFLLILSYKKPLAEVDRFVAEHRAFLERYYESGQFLLSGRKEPRTGGVIFANVESETELAEIIRQDPFCREQIADYEIIEFIPSMSAEHLSHLKET; encoded by the coding sequence ATGTTCCTTCTAATCCTCAGCTACAAGAAACCGCTGGCGGAAGTTGATCGCTTTGTCGCGGAGCACCGCGCGTTCCTCGAGCGCTACTATGAGAGCGGTCAATTCCTGTTGTCGGGCCGTAAGGAACCGCGGACAGGCGGGGTGATATTCGCGAACGTAGAGAGCGAAACCGAGTTGGCGGAGATCATTCGGCAAGATCCCTTCTGCCGCGAGCAGATCGCGGATTACGAGATCATCGAATTCATCCCTTCCATGTCCGCAGAACATCTTTCCCATCTAAAGGAAACCTAG
- a CDS encoding TIGR02452 family protein, which yields MACLARQRHFNIEKKKNESVNNREQRAAIAQDTLAILKRGHYRNLHGDHVDIGEAIQSAISQSIHYRGDALRVLAAQQTPDAADACEIQVNNESTLAAASRLVAQGHDVLCLNFASARNPGGGFLGGSEAQEENLAKSSALYPCIAQMTDMYEANRKMTSCVYLDDMIYSPQVPVFRDDAYQYLDAAYQVSIVTAPAVNSGAVARNEPERVSELANIMRQRIELLLALAKHHGHQTLVLGAWGCGVFGNDPGEMASWFALHLRDNPVYRNAFRQVCFAVLDRRDNGTYAAFAKQFGSD from the coding sequence ATGGCCTGTTTGGCTAGGCAACGACATTTCAACATTGAAAAAAAGAAGAACGAATCCGTGAATAATCGAGAACAACGCGCAGCCATTGCCCAGGACACCCTGGCGATACTGAAGCGTGGCCACTATCGCAACCTGCACGGCGATCACGTCGACATTGGCGAGGCGATTCAATCCGCCATTAGCCAGTCAATCCATTATCGTGGCGATGCGCTGCGAGTACTGGCGGCGCAGCAGACGCCTGATGCTGCAGATGCCTGTGAGATTCAGGTAAACAATGAGAGCACGCTGGCGGCCGCGAGCCGTCTGGTTGCCCAAGGCCATGACGTGCTATGTCTGAACTTTGCGTCGGCCCGGAACCCGGGCGGCGGATTTCTGGGTGGGTCGGAAGCCCAGGAAGAAAATCTAGCGAAGTCGTCGGCGCTTTATCCCTGCATCGCGCAGATGACGGACATGTACGAAGCGAACCGGAAAATGACGTCTTGCGTGTACTTGGACGACATGATCTATTCACCGCAGGTTCCGGTATTCCGGGACGATGCTTACCAGTATCTGGACGCAGCGTATCAGGTGTCGATCGTCACGGCGCCCGCGGTGAACAGCGGCGCGGTCGCGCGTAATGAGCCGGAGCGGGTATCGGAGTTGGCCAACATCATGCGTCAGCGCATCGAGTTACTGCTGGCACTCGCCAAACACCATGGTCATCAAACTTTGGTTCTCGGTGCATGGGGGTGCGGTGTATTCGGCAACGATCCAGGTGAGATGGCCAGTTGGTTCGCGCTTCACTTGCGAGATAATCCGGTATACCGAAACGCATTCCGACAAGTTTGCTTTGCGGTACTCGATCGCCGAGATAATGGTACCTATGCGGCCTTTGCCAAGCAGTTCGGCAGCGACTAA
- a CDS encoding efflux RND transporter permease subunit, with product MNISAWAIRKPVPAILLFVVLTLLGLVGFHKLDIQNFPDMDFPTVMVNATLEGAAPAQLETEVARKLEDQLAALGGVEHINSTITDGSVSISVQFALEKNGEEALNQVRNAVDSARSALPAEMATPTVSKLSTSGSAILTYTVQSRQMDEEALSWLVDNEISKAMLATRGVGKLSRVGGLSREVLVELDPARLGGLGISTATVATQLKAVQRDASGGEGRVAGQSQSLRTLGAVGSLAELAALPIPLGDGRQVRLDQLGTLRDGHAERSSYAFWNGKPVVAFQLTRVKDAGEVAVAAAVRQTVSELRQRFPQVEISEAYNTVQPIEDNYHGSLQLLLEGAVLAVLVVFWFLRDWRATVVAATALPLSILPTFAVMHYLGFSLNVLTLLSLALVIGILVDDAIVEVENIVRHLRMGKTPLQAAREAADEIGLAVVATTLALVAVFLPTAFMSGISGKFFRQFGLTAAAAVLASLLVARLLTPMLAAYLLKPASHGEHDGPLMRRYLGWVDWCMAHRKSTMALACGFFIASLALVPLLPTGFVPANDQSQTQVTLELAPGSRLADTRKLVDQAHTLLAPLGDVKQVFATVGSSDAGSGGPEDSGGSSDVRRASLTLNLTPRSERSYSQASVEAKIRAALKPLAGARVSVGGANSGETLQLTLVGDDAETLEKAAGTVARDLRGLKGIGTVTPASAVQRPEIQIKPDYARAAELGVTSQALATAVRMATHGDYSANLAKLKLPQRQIDIRVRLADAARQDLDALGQLRIAGAKGEVSLASVAEISMASSPSQIKRRDRQRQATIELELGSRNMGEVMREANSLPSLQTLPAGVSQQAAGDAERMAELFGSFGVAMLVGILCIYIVLVLLFHDFLQPVTILAALPLSLGGAFLALLLTGNSFSMPAIIGLLMLMGVVTKNAILLVEYAVMARREHGMARRDALRDACHKRARPILMTTLAMAAGMLPIACGLGADPSFRAPMAITVLGGLLTSTLLSLLVIPVVFTYVDDLLGWLAVRVACRPAAERPLY from the coding sequence ATGAATATTTCCGCCTGGGCCATCCGCAAGCCGGTGCCGGCCATCCTGCTGTTCGTGGTGCTGACCCTGTTGGGCCTGGTGGGTTTCCATAAGCTGGACATCCAGAACTTCCCCGATATGGATTTTCCGACGGTCATGGTCAACGCCACGCTGGAAGGCGCGGCGCCAGCCCAATTGGAAACCGAGGTGGCGCGCAAGCTGGAAGACCAGTTGGCCGCCCTGGGCGGGGTCGAACATATCAACAGCACCATTACCGACGGGTCGGTCAGCATCAGCGTGCAGTTCGCCCTGGAGAAAAACGGCGAAGAAGCCCTGAACCAGGTACGCAATGCGGTCGATTCGGCGCGCAGCGCACTGCCCGCCGAGATGGCGACACCCACCGTCTCCAAGCTGTCCACCAGCGGCTCCGCCATCCTGACCTATACGGTACAGTCCAGGCAGATGGACGAGGAAGCGTTGTCCTGGCTGGTCGATAACGAGATCAGTAAAGCCATGCTGGCCACGCGCGGGGTGGGCAAGCTGAGCCGCGTCGGCGGTCTCAGCCGCGAAGTACTGGTGGAACTGGACCCGGCCCGCCTCGGCGGCCTGGGCATCAGCACGGCAACCGTGGCCACCCAGCTCAAGGCCGTGCAGCGCGATGCCTCGGGCGGTGAAGGCCGGGTAGCCGGCCAGAGCCAATCGCTGCGCACCCTGGGCGCGGTGGGGAGCTTGGCCGAGCTGGCTGCCTTGCCCATTCCGCTGGGCGATGGCCGGCAGGTACGGCTGGATCAACTGGGTACGCTGCGCGATGGCCATGCCGAACGAAGCAGCTACGCTTTTTGGAACGGCAAGCCCGTGGTCGCCTTCCAGCTCACCCGCGTCAAGGATGCCGGCGAGGTAGCCGTTGCCGCGGCGGTGCGGCAGACCGTGAGCGAGCTGCGGCAGCGCTTTCCGCAGGTCGAGATCAGCGAGGCCTACAACACCGTCCAACCCATCGAGGACAATTACCACGGCTCGCTGCAATTGCTGCTGGAGGGCGCCGTACTCGCCGTACTGGTGGTGTTCTGGTTCCTGCGCGACTGGCGCGCCACCGTGGTGGCCGCCACCGCCCTGCCGCTGTCCATCCTGCCGACCTTCGCGGTCATGCATTACCTGGGTTTCAGCCTGAATGTGCTGACCCTGCTGTCGCTGGCCTTGGTGATCGGCATCCTGGTGGATGACGCCATCGTCGAAGTGGAGAATATCGTCCGCCATCTGCGCATGGGCAAGACGCCGCTGCAAGCCGCGCGGGAAGCCGCCGACGAAATCGGCTTGGCGGTGGTCGCCACCACCCTGGCCCTGGTGGCCGTGTTCCTGCCCACCGCCTTTATGAGTGGCATCTCCGGCAAGTTTTTTCGCCAGTTCGGCCTGACCGCGGCGGCAGCGGTACTGGCTTCGCTGCTGGTGGCACGGCTGCTGACACCCATGCTGGCCGCCTATCTGCTCAAACCCGCCAGCCACGGCGAGCACGACGGTCCCTTGATGCGCCGCTACCTGGGTTGGGTGGACTGGTGCATGGCCCACCGCAAGTCCACCATGGCCCTGGCATGCGGCTTCTTTATCGCTTCCTTGGCCCTGGTGCCGCTCTTGCCTACCGGCTTTGTGCCGGCCAATGACCAGAGCCAGACCCAGGTCACCCTCGAACTGGCGCCGGGCAGCCGCCTGGCCGATACCCGCAAGCTGGTGGACCAGGCGCACACCCTGCTGGCGCCCCTGGGCGATGTCAAACAGGTGTTCGCCACCGTAGGCAGCAGCGATGCCGGTAGCGGCGGGCCGGAGGACAGTGGCGGCAGCAGCGATGTGCGCCGCGCCAGCCTGACCCTGAACCTGACCCCGCGCAGCGAGCGTTCCTACTCGCAGGCCAGCGTGGAAGCGAAGATACGCGCAGCGCTCAAGCCCCTGGCCGGCGCCCGCGTCAGTGTGGGCGGTGCCAATAGCGGAGAAACCCTGCAGTTGACCTTGGTCGGCGACGATGCCGAGACCCTGGAAAAAGCCGCCGGCACGGTGGCGCGAGACCTGCGCGGCCTAAAGGGCATAGGCACGGTCACGCCCGCCAGCGCCGTGCAGCGGCCGGAAATCCAGATCAAACCGGACTATGCCCGCGCCGCCGAGCTGGGCGTGACCAGCCAAGCTCTGGCCACGGCGGTGCGCATGGCGACCCATGGCGACTATTCCGCCAACCTGGCCAAGCTCAAGCTGCCACAGCGGCAGATCGACATACGGGTCAGGCTGGCCGATGCCGCCCGCCAGGATCTCGATGCCCTGGGCCAGTTGCGCATTGCCGGCGCCAAGGGCGAGGTGAGCTTGGCCAGCGTGGCCGAGATCAGCATGGCAAGCAGCCCCAGCCAGATCAAGCGGCGCGATAGGCAGCGCCAGGCCACCATCGAACTGGAGCTGGGCAGCCGCAATATGGGCGAGGTGATGCGCGAAGCGAATAGCCTACCGTCCCTGCAAACACTGCCGGCCGGGGTGTCGCAGCAAGCGGCCGGCGATGCCGAACGCATGGCCGAACTGTTCGGCAGCTTTGGCGTGGCCATGCTGGTCGGCATCCTGTGCATCTATATCGTGCTGGTCTTGCTGTTCCATGACTTCCTGCAACCGGTCACGATCCTGGCGGCCTTGCCATTGAGCCTTGGTGGCGCCTTTCTGGCCCTGCTGCTCACCGGCAATAGCTTCTCCATGCCGGCCATTATCGGTCTGCTGATGCTGATGGGGGTGGTGACCAAGAACGCCATACTGCTGGTGGAATACGCGGTGATGGCGCGGCGCGAACATGGCATGGCCCGCCGGGATGCCTTGCGCGATGCCTGTCACAAACGCGCGCGGCCTATCCTGATGACCACCCTGGCCATGGCGGCCGGCATGCTGCCGATCGCCTGCGGATTGGGCGCCGATCCCAGCTTCCGGGCGCCGATGGCGATCACGGTGCTGGGCGGGCTGCTCACTTCGACCCTGTTGAGCCTGCTGGTCATCCCGGTTGTGTTTACGTATGTGGATGACCTGCTGGGGTGGCTGGCGGTGCGCGTGGCATGCCGGCCTGCGGCTGAACGGCCGCTTTATTGA
- the cydB gene encoding cytochrome d ubiquinol oxidase subunit II codes for MLDYETLKLVWWGLIATLLLGFALTDGFDMGVGMLLPFVGRNDEERRVAINTVGPTWEGNQVWLVLSGGAIFAAWPLVYAAGFSVLYVALILTLFALFLRPVGFDYRGKLADPRWRSVWDWALFTGGFVPSLVFGIAIGNLFVGLPFRFDDSMRVTYGGGFLDLFNPFGVYCGLVSVAMLALHGASYLMLRTEGEVWRRARRFAMVLGVLNALLFGLGGWWLGRMDGLQILAQGDIGTALSPLGKTVGHAPGAWLANYGRWAGLAAVPAAGIAAALLSVAAAWRGWRWPVFLASCVNCCAIILTAGLSLFPFVLPSSIDPASSLTAWDAVSSHKTLQVMLLLTVVLLPIVIGYTSWVYRVLRGPVTVEKIRRETHTAY; via the coding sequence ATGCTTGATTACGAGACGCTCAAGCTGGTGTGGTGGGGGCTGATCGCCACCCTGCTGCTGGGCTTTGCCCTGACCGATGGTTTCGATATGGGGGTGGGCATGCTGCTGCCCTTCGTGGGACGCAATGACGAAGAACGGCGGGTTGCCATCAATACCGTCGGCCCTACCTGGGAGGGCAACCAGGTCTGGCTGGTGCTGTCCGGCGGCGCCATCTTCGCGGCCTGGCCGCTGGTTTACGCGGCCGGATTCTCGGTCTTGTACGTGGCGCTGATCCTGACCTTGTTCGCGCTGTTCCTGCGACCGGTCGGATTCGACTATCGCGGCAAGCTGGCCGACCCGCGCTGGCGCAGCGTATGGGATTGGGCCTTGTTCACCGGCGGCTTTGTGCCCAGCCTGGTCTTCGGCATTGCCATCGGCAATCTGTTCGTCGGCCTGCCGTTCCGCTTCGACGACAGCATGCGGGTGACTTACGGCGGCGGCTTCCTGGACCTGTTCAACCCCTTCGGCGTGTACTGTGGCCTGGTCTCCGTCGCCATGCTGGCATTGCACGGCGCCAGCTACCTGATGCTGCGTACCGAAGGGGAGGTTTGGCGGCGGGCCCGTCGATTCGCCATGGTGCTGGGCGTACTCAATGCCTTGCTGTTCGGCTTGGGCGGCTGGTGGCTGGGGCGAATGGACGGTTTGCAGATACTGGCGCAAGGCGACATCGGTACCGCGCTGTCTCCCCTGGGCAAGACCGTCGGCCATGCCCCGGGCGCCTGGCTGGCCAATTACGGCCGCTGGGCAGGCTTGGCCGCCGTGCCCGCCGCCGGCATCGCGGCAGCCCTGCTATCCGTCGCAGCGGCTTGGCGTGGATGGCGTTGGCCGGTATTCCTGGCCAGCTGCGTCAATTGCTGCGCCATCATCCTGACCGCCGGACTGTCGCTGTTCCCCTTCGTGCTGCCGTCCAGCATCGATCCGGCCAGCAGCCTGACTGCCTGGGACGCCGTTTCCAGCCATAAGACCCTGCAGGTGATGCTGCTGCTGACCGTGGTACTGCTGCCCATCGTCATCGGCTACACCAGCTGGGTCTATCGCGTGCTGCGCGGCCCGGTCACGGTCGAAAAGATCCGCCGCGAAACCCATACCGCTTATTGA
- a CDS encoding response regulator transcription factor, which yields MTRVLLVDDDIELSAMLAEYLEQEGFAVRAVHDGEAGVDEALSGRYEIVVLDVMMPRLNGVEALRRIRAHSRMPVLMLTARGDDIDRILGLELGADDYVPKPCSPRELVARLRAILRRGAPADALAEAGSIRLGQLLLWPGRLQAEWQGQPLPLTGSEFRLLEVLARQAGQVVGKPTLSERALGRPLARFDRSIDVHISSIRQKLGVNADGRAWIQSVRGQGYMLIRE from the coding sequence ATGACCCGTGTTCTGTTGGTTGATGATGATATCGAATTAAGCGCCATGTTGGCCGAGTACCTTGAACAGGAGGGCTTTGCCGTGCGCGCGGTGCATGACGGCGAGGCCGGCGTGGATGAGGCCTTGAGCGGACGATATGAGATCGTGGTGCTGGACGTGATGATGCCTCGTCTCAATGGTGTGGAGGCGCTGCGCCGCATTCGCGCCCACAGCCGTATGCCGGTCTTGATGTTGACTGCCCGCGGGGATGATATCGACCGCATTCTCGGCCTGGAGCTGGGAGCCGATGATTACGTACCCAAACCCTGCTCGCCCCGCGAACTGGTGGCCAGGCTACGCGCCATCCTGCGTAGGGGAGCGCCGGCCGATGCGCTGGCGGAAGCGGGCAGTATCCGCTTGGGGCAGTTGCTGTTGTGGCCGGGCCGCTTGCAAGCCGAGTGGCAAGGCCAGCCCCTGCCGCTGACGGGGTCCGAATTCCGCTTGCTGGAGGTGCTGGCGCGCCAAGCGGGCCAGGTGGTGGGTAAGCCGACTCTATCGGAGCGGGCGCTGGGCCGGCCATTGGCGCGCTTTGACCGCAGCATCGATGTGCATATCAGCAGCATCCGGCAAAAGCTGGGTGTAAACGCCGATGGCCGCGCCTGGATTCAGTCCGTGCGTGGCCAGGGTTATATGCTGATCAGGGAGTAG
- a CDS encoding ADP-ribosylglycohydrolase family protein, which translates to MPTLEDRFRGCLLGLACGDAVGTTVEFSPRGTFAPITDMIGGGPFQLPAGAWTDDCAMALCLAHSLLYRNGFDAEDQMNRYCNWASFGYMSSTGECFDIGMTVARALERYRACGDPFSGDIDPRTAGNGSLMRLAPIPMFFFENPGHVVHYAGESARTTHGAEEAIECTRLFAAQLRAALAGGDKESVLFGTGYHAVAKQVVPLAAGAWRDKSEREIRGSGYVVESLEAALWCFWHTDSFDTAVLKAANLGDDADTTAAICGQLAGAFYGAESIPRHWRARLIMGDDIEDLADRLRQQRETQL; encoded by the coding sequence ATGCCAACGCTAGAAGACCGATTTCGCGGATGTTTGCTAGGCTTGGCCTGTGGCGACGCGGTCGGGACGACCGTCGAATTCAGCCCGCGCGGGACCTTTGCACCCATAACCGACATGATTGGCGGTGGACCATTCCAATTGCCTGCCGGTGCATGGACCGATGACTGCGCCATGGCACTTTGCCTCGCGCATAGCCTGCTATACCGAAATGGTTTTGACGCCGAAGACCAAATGAACCGCTACTGCAATTGGGCAAGTTTTGGCTATATGAGCAGCACGGGGGAATGCTTTGACATCGGAATGACGGTTGCCAGAGCGCTGGAGCGGTACCGCGCTTGCGGCGATCCATTCAGTGGTGATATCGATCCTCGCACTGCAGGCAACGGTTCGCTAATGCGCCTCGCGCCAATTCCGATGTTTTTCTTTGAAAATCCAGGACATGTCGTGCATTACGCCGGTGAAAGTGCCCGAACGACACATGGTGCCGAAGAAGCCATCGAGTGCACTCGGCTGTTCGCGGCACAGCTGCGCGCCGCACTCGCGGGCGGCGACAAGGAGTCAGTCTTGTTCGGCACCGGTTATCACGCAGTAGCAAAACAGGTTGTGCCTCTGGCCGCCGGAGCGTGGCGCGATAAATCGGAAAGAGAAATTCGCGGCAGCGGCTATGTCGTCGAATCGCTGGAAGCGGCACTCTGGTGTTTTTGGCATACCGACAGCTTTGATACCGCGGTGCTAAAGGCTGCCAACCTCGGTGATGACGCGGATACCACGGCTGCCATTTGCGGCCAATTGGCGGGTGCCTTTTACGGCGCGGAAAGCATCCCGCGACATTGGCGTGCGCGTCTGATCATGGGCGACGATATTGAGGACTTGGCCGATCGGCTACGCCAACAACGAGAAACGCAGCTTTGA
- a CDS encoding efflux RND transporter periplasmic adaptor subunit translates to MKNRHRLGLAAITVILLAGGAVLVKPKAASDTAPKVDRAALTVSATRPYTADWPLVLQASGPLAAWQEASISAELGGLQITALHADVGSRVKRGQLLAELAGESGAAAVRQAVANVEQAAAALRLARANARRGEAVKDSGVLTKQQIEQYQIAEQSAVAAMAGAEAALSSARIQLARTRIVAVDDGIVTSRSVVLGAVVGSGSELFRLLRQGRLEWRAEIGAQQLSRLKPGQMATIGLPGDGQVSGTVRQLAPTLSNENRTAIAYVDLADHADAKAGMYVRGTITLGRRSAQILPASAVTLRDGHGYVFELDSPGRDSPRRDSPGQTSQRKVIQRQVGVGRSQAGEVEIVSGLAADALVVRSGGAFLSDGDTVRLSTQETP, encoded by the coding sequence ATGAAAAACCGCCATCGTCTCGGCCTGGCTGCGATCACCGTCATCCTGCTGGCCGGCGGCGCCGTACTGGTCAAACCCAAGGCGGCCTCCGATACCGCCCCGAAAGTCGATCGTGCCGCCTTGACCGTTTCGGCGACACGGCCATATACGGCCGATTGGCCGCTCGTCCTGCAGGCCAGCGGTCCCCTGGCCGCCTGGCAGGAAGCCAGCATCAGCGCCGAACTGGGCGGCTTGCAGATCACCGCCCTGCACGCCGACGTGGGTAGCCGGGTAAAACGCGGGCAGTTGCTGGCCGAGTTGGCCGGCGAGTCGGGCGCCGCCGCCGTGCGGCAAGCCGTTGCCAATGTCGAGCAAGCCGCCGCGGCGCTACGCCTGGCTCGCGCCAATGCCCGCCGCGGCGAGGCAGTCAAGGATAGCGGCGTACTGACGAAGCAGCAGATCGAGCAATACCAGATTGCCGAACAGAGCGCCGTCGCCGCCATGGCGGGCGCCGAAGCGGCATTGAGCAGCGCCCGCATTCAATTGGCGCGGACCCGCATCGTGGCCGTGGACGACGGCATCGTGACCAGCCGCAGCGTGGTGCTGGGCGCGGTGGTCGGCAGCGGCAGCGAGTTGTTCCGCTTGCTGCGGCAGGGACGGCTGGAGTGGCGCGCCGAAATCGGCGCCCAGCAGCTGTCCCGGCTCAAACCCGGGCAGATGGCCACGATCGGCCTGCCGGGCGATGGACAGGTCAGCGGTACGGTACGCCAACTCGCCCCCACCCTCAGCAATGAAAACCGCACCGCCATCGCCTATGTCGACCTGGCCGACCACGCCGACGCCAAGGCCGGCATGTATGTGCGCGGCACGATCACGCTGGGCCGGCGCAGTGCGCAAATCCTGCCCGCCAGCGCGGTCACCTTGCGCGATGGCCATGGCTATGTGTTCGAGCTGGACAGCCCCGGGCGGGATAGCCCCAGGCGGGACAGCCCCGGGCAGACCAGCCAGCGCAAGGTTATCCAGCGCCAGGTCGGCGTCGGACGCAGCCAGGCCGGCGAGGTCGAGATCGTCTCCGGCCTGGCCGCCGATGCCCTGGTGGTACGCAGCGGCGGCGCATTTCTGAGCGATGGCGACACGGTGCGGCTGAGCACGCAGGAGACGCCATGA
- a CDS encoding HAMP domain-containing sensor histidine kinase → MGRLFWKFFIAFWLALMLTMVTVIAAAWLLRWFEPAEQRSFEAERLGLLLRSTASVLQDGETGAAIALLRDWRDRDLQPGIYVVDERDRELLGRSLPLVELQALPDRVAQPAGTLVEAQAPDGMRYRIFAREAEALRLLADAKPKPPSILVPIAVSAGGSLAISALLAWYFSKPIRSLRWALHNAAEGRLDTRVQVRMGRRRDEIADLGRDFDRMAQQLQQLVGAQQRLLHDVSHELRSPLARMQAAIGLARQRPERMASSLERVEREVLRLDGLVGELLTLARLEAGAADVARETVDLVELVAAIADDAQFEARAAGRELVLQSSGEFIAEVEGELLYRAFENVIRNAVKYTAPATSVDVEVWADAERLRVSVADRGPGVAAGDMARMFEPFRRLDENPAVAGFGLGLAIARRAVESHGGWIEASAREGAGY, encoded by the coding sequence ATGGGGCGGCTGTTCTGGAAGTTCTTTATCGCTTTCTGGCTGGCGCTGATGCTGACCATGGTGACGGTCATTGCCGCCGCCTGGTTGCTGCGTTGGTTCGAGCCGGCCGAACAGCGCAGTTTCGAAGCGGAGCGGCTGGGACTGCTGCTACGCAGTACCGCCAGTGTCTTGCAGGACGGCGAGACCGGCGCCGCCATCGCCTTGTTGCGCGACTGGCGCGACCGCGACTTGCAGCCCGGCATCTATGTGGTGGATGAGCGGGATAGGGAGCTGCTGGGTCGTTCCTTGCCCTTGGTGGAACTACAGGCCTTACCGGATCGTGTCGCACAGCCGGCCGGTACGCTGGTCGAGGCACAAGCGCCGGACGGTATGCGCTACCGCATCTTCGCCCGCGAGGCGGAGGCGCTGCGCCTGTTGGCCGATGCCAAGCCCAAGCCGCCGTCCATCCTCGTTCCCATTGCGGTGTCGGCCGGGGGCAGCCTGGCGATCAGCGCCTTGCTGGCCTGGTATTTCTCCAAGCCCATCCGCAGCTTGCGTTGGGCCTTGCATAACGCCGCCGAAGGCCGGCTGGATACCCGGGTGCAAGTGCGTATGGGCCGTCGCCGCGACGAAATCGCCGATCTGGGCCGCGATTTCGACCGCATGGCCCAGCAATTGCAACAATTGGTCGGTGCGCAGCAGCGCTTGTTGCACGACGTCTCGCACGAGTTGCGCTCGCCCCTGGCGCGCATGCAGGCCGCCATCGGCCTGGCCAGGCAGCGGCCCGAGCGTATGGCGTCCAGCCTGGAGCGGGTGGAGCGGGAAGTGTTGCGGCTGGACGGCCTGGTAGGCGAGTTGCTGACCCTGGCCCGCCTGGAGGCCGGTGCCGCCGACGTGGCGCGGGAAACGGTGGACCTGGTCGAGCTGGTGGCCGCCATCGCCGACGATGCCCAATTCGAAGCGCGCGCCGCCGGCCGGGAGTTGGTGCTGCAGAGCAGCGGTGAATTCATCGCCGAAGTGGAAGGCGAATTACTGTACCGCGCCTTCGAGAATGTGATCCGCAATGCCGTCAAATACACCGCGCCGGCGACCAGCGTGGACGTGGAGGTATGGGCGGATGCCGAACGCCTGCGTGTCAGCGTTGCCGACCGCGGGCCTGGCGTGGCCGCCGGCGATATGGCGCGCATGTTCGAGCCCTTCCGCCGGCTGGACGAAAACCCGGCGGTGGCCGGCTTCGGGCTGGGCCTGGCCATCGCCCGGCGCGCGGTCGAGTCGCATGGCGGCTGGATCGAGGCAAGTGCCCGCGAGGGGGCGGGCTATTGA
- the cydX gene encoding cytochrome bd-I oxidase subunit CydX, with translation MWYFTWILGLGLALAFGIINVMWLESNYAFGSRDADKTRRRFEKYRETPEA, from the coding sequence ATGTGGTATTTCACCTGGATATTGGGCCTGGGCCTGGCGCTCGCCTTCGGCATCATCAACGTGATGTGGCTGGAGTCGAACTACGCCTTCGGCAGCCGCGACGCGGACAAGACCCGCAGGCGATTCGAAAAATATCGCGAAACGCCCGAGGCGTAG